A window of the SAR324 cluster bacterium genome harbors these coding sequences:
- a CDS encoding SOS response-associated peptidase — translation MCGRFALDSSPEKLKQTFDLKYAKGFTASRYNIAPSQEIPVIVQENSFPVLRTMKWGLVPFWAKDPAIGNKLINARAETLAEKPSFRQALTRRRCLIPASGFFEWKSSGKQKTPLYIRLKNTPLFSMAGLWEEWKNPEGKTLITCTIITVPPNPFMEIIHNRMPAIVLPSATKQWLGVHQPSELIDILKPCPQDWMQAEEVRPLINQTSNDSVDCIRPVQMKKSEDPQMSLF, via the coding sequence ATGTGTGGAAGATTCGCGCTGGATTCATCTCCTGAAAAACTGAAACAGACATTTGACCTGAAATATGCCAAGGGCTTCACAGCCAGTCGCTATAACATTGCGCCATCTCAGGAAATACCTGTGATTGTGCAGGAAAACTCCTTTCCTGTGTTACGGACCATGAAGTGGGGCCTTGTTCCCTTCTGGGCCAAAGATCCCGCAATCGGCAATAAGCTCATCAATGCCCGGGCAGAAACATTGGCTGAGAAACCATCCTTCCGTCAGGCGTTAACCCGTAGGCGCTGCCTGATTCCCGCCAGTGGTTTTTTTGAATGGAAATCTTCCGGAAAACAAAAAACTCCCCTGTACATCCGCTTAAAAAACACACCCTTATTTTCAATGGCAGGCCTGTGGGAAGAATGGAAAAATCCTGAAGGAAAAACGCTGATCACCTGCACCATCATCACCGTTCCACCAAATCCTTTCATGGAAATCATCCATAACCGGATGCCCGCGATTGTCCTGCCTTCAGCGACGAAGCAGTGGCTTGGCGTTCATCAGCCTTCTGAATTGATTGATATTTTGAAACCATGCCCACAAGATTGGATGCAGGCCGAGGAAGTCCGTCCCCTGATCAATCAAACATCCAATGATTCAGTGGACTGCATCCGTCCGGTCCAGATGAAAAAATCTGAAGATCCGCAGATGTCGCTATTTTGA
- a CDS encoding tyrosine--tRNA ligase: MSILDIFRERGFSQQVTHPDMLEKQVKQGQICCYTGFDPTADSLHVGHLIPIMGLAHMQRAGHRVIALVGGGTAMIGDPSGKTEMRKMLSEENLQQNIDAMQPQFSRFLDFEQGALLVNNADWLRSLNYIDFLRDIGRHFSVNRMLSFETYKVRLETGLSFLEFNYQLLQAYDFLELYRRYGCVLQMGGDDQWANILSGLDLIRRMEQKEVYGWTYPLLTTSSGKKMGKTEKGAVWLEASKTSPYDYYQYWINTEDGDVKRFLAMFTFLPMEEVNRLGALKDAEIREAKKVLAYETTALVHGREEAEKAQSAAAALFSGSGNIDNVPSSEISMNRLEQGVSLFEIYQEIGLTKSRSEARRLLDQGGLYVNQHRIEDEFFQLTAIHIEDQSIMLRAGKKRYHRLLVR; the protein is encoded by the coding sequence GTGAGTATTCTGGATATTTTTCGTGAACGAGGATTTTCCCAGCAGGTAACACATCCTGACATGCTTGAGAAACAGGTTAAACAAGGGCAAATCTGTTGTTATACAGGCTTTGATCCCACAGCGGATTCATTGCATGTAGGACATCTTATTCCCATCATGGGATTGGCTCACATGCAGCGTGCCGGACACCGTGTCATTGCACTGGTGGGTGGTGGAACCGCCATGATCGGAGACCCCAGCGGTAAGACAGAAATGCGCAAAATGCTTTCTGAAGAAAACCTCCAGCAAAACATTGATGCCATGCAACCTCAATTTTCAAGATTTCTTGATTTTGAACAAGGCGCTCTTCTGGTGAACAACGCCGATTGGTTGAGATCGTTGAATTACATTGATTTTCTCAGAGATATTGGAAGGCACTTTTCTGTCAATCGTATGCTGTCTTTTGAAACCTACAAAGTTCGCCTGGAAACAGGCTTATCCTTTCTGGAGTTCAATTACCAACTTCTGCAGGCGTATGATTTTCTGGAGTTATACCGTCGTTATGGCTGTGTTCTGCAAATGGGCGGTGATGATCAGTGGGCCAATATTCTGTCCGGATTGGATCTGATCCGCAGGATGGAGCAGAAAGAAGTTTATGGCTGGACCTATCCCTTGCTGACCACATCCTCCGGCAAAAAAATGGGTAAAACTGAAAAAGGCGCTGTCTGGCTGGAGGCGTCAAAAACATCGCCTTATGACTATTATCAATACTGGATCAATACGGAAGATGGTGATGTGAAACGTTTTCTGGCCATGTTCACCTTCCTGCCGATGGAGGAGGTCAATCGTTTGGGTGCGTTGAAAGACGCGGAAATTCGCGAAGCCAAAAAAGTGCTGGCTTATGAAACCACCGCTCTGGTTCATGGCAGGGAAGAAGCCGAAAAAGCCCAATCTGCCGCGGCGGCGTTATTTAGTGGTTCAGGAAACATCGACAATGTTCCTTCTTCAGAAATTTCCATGAACCGGCTGGAACAGGGCGTTTCGCTGTTTGAAATTTATCAGGAAATCGGTTTGACAAAATCCAGGAGCGAGGCGCGCAGACTTTTGGACCAAGGAGGCCTTTATGTCAACCAGCACAGAATTGAAGATGAATTCTTTCAACTCACAGCAATCCATATCGAAGATCAGTCCATCATGCTTCGTGCTGGTAAAAAACGTTATCATCGATTGCTCGTGCGATAA
- a CDS encoding phosphoadenylyl-sulfate reductase, with protein MANLVTLSEQDLQPVNQYLESRTPYEILEWSIKVFPRIGILTSGQKAGSILCKLVYKSGHKLDLVFSDTGVLFQETYDTMEQIRNSYGLPLKRYAPKLSMEEQTRLHGVLYISHAGQEKCCHMRKVEPLLELHQDYDALLGPLRRGEGGARSKVPIVSMDTSMKLIRINPMATISNEDYETLALEQDTIINPLHEQGFPTIGCNRCTTPVRPDERPRAGRWRHLSGVDYCGINPTDVSHQSQTISIEEAIVLRLRQTVLSAI; from the coding sequence GTGGCAAATCTGGTGACTCTTTCTGAACAGGACCTTCAGCCCGTCAATCAATACCTCGAATCCAGAACCCCCTATGAAATCCTGGAATGGAGTATCAAGGTGTTTCCGCGTATCGGTATTTTGACTTCAGGGCAAAAAGCAGGCTCCATTCTGTGCAAACTGGTGTATAAATCAGGCCATAAGCTGGATCTGGTTTTTTCGGATACCGGTGTGCTGTTTCAGGAAACCTACGACACGATGGAACAGATCAGGAATTCCTACGGATTACCGCTAAAACGTTACGCCCCGAAACTTTCCATGGAAGAACAAACCCGACTTCATGGAGTGCTGTACATCAGCCATGCGGGACAGGAAAAATGCTGTCATATGAGAAAAGTGGAACCCTTGCTGGAGTTACATCAGGATTATGATGCCCTGCTGGGACCACTTCGTCGTGGGGAAGGCGGCGCACGATCCAAAGTACCGATTGTCAGCATGGACACCTCCATGAAGTTGATCAGGATCAATCCTATGGCCACTATTTCCAATGAGGACTATGAAACATTGGCCCTTGAACAGGACACCATCATCAATCCCCTTCATGAGCAGGGTTTTCCCACCATCGGCTGTAATCGTTGCACCACGCCGGTGCGTCCGGATGAACGCCCACGGGCAGGTCGGTGGAGACACCTGTCAGGAGTGGATTATTGCGGAATAAACCCCACGGATGTGTCTCATCAATCCCAGACCATTTCCATTGAGGAAGCAATCGTTCTGCGCCTTAGGCAAACGGTTTTGTCCGCTATCTGA
- a CDS encoding DUF445 family protein: protein MKMTMEQIDQRFRWILLIITLFLGAIRWFLEEENIWIHGSFIICMAGIVGYFTNFLAIRMLFQPKRGTVLGWEGLVPKNKPDIARSLGESIQTQLLAPEIILEYIQQHQLIEKSTENLVLWIDQMLQNETIRGNITDQIISILKTRGPEYVETLFNHSESAIQSLARDPETIKKYWMMIRKEIQTYTDSLENRNKIAEFIRKVVQEKIPQIAEVVDSAMDRYLTEHQGIGTIGIGLKKLISFDSSAIHSLLERFIADPETSQRLVGVLDILVAEISEKINSPETQHLLVTKIEQWVDLSADFARRNILPQSIEQLQIWLDDPKSWQQIDYSFLKLMEQVKSFVLQFANSSDGKTLLKNWIGKAVHKINVTDLVEEQVMKLDTDELEKMILNNTGGNLVVIQFIGGVLGLIAGLVQVHIGFAFPLIILIVIVWIAHEHNRRYYERIGAKQ from the coding sequence ATGAAAATGACCATGGAGCAAATTGATCAGCGTTTCCGTTGGATACTGTTAATCATCACTCTGTTTCTGGGAGCCATACGATGGTTTCTGGAAGAAGAAAACATCTGGATACATGGCAGTTTTATTATATGCATGGCTGGTATTGTCGGTTATTTCACCAACTTTCTTGCCATCCGGATGCTGTTTCAACCCAAACGGGGTACAGTTCTGGGATGGGAAGGCCTGGTTCCCAAAAACAAACCTGATATTGCCCGGAGTCTCGGTGAAAGCATCCAGACCCAGCTTTTGGCTCCTGAAATCATTCTCGAATACATCCAGCAACACCAGCTCATTGAAAAAAGCACAGAAAACCTTGTGCTCTGGATCGACCAGATGCTTCAAAACGAAACCATTCGTGGCAACATCACAGATCAGATCATTTCCATTCTCAAGACCCGTGGACCGGAATATGTAGAAACCCTATTCAATCATTCAGAATCCGCCATTCAGTCTCTCGCTCGTGATCCTGAAACCATCAAAAAATACTGGATGATGATCCGTAAGGAAATCCAGACTTATACAGACTCTTTGGAGAACAGAAACAAAATCGCGGAATTCATCCGTAAAGTTGTGCAAGAAAAAATTCCGCAGATTGCCGAGGTCGTTGATAGCGCAATGGACCGTTATCTTACAGAACATCAGGGAATTGGGACTATTGGTATTGGCTTGAAAAAGCTTATTTCGTTTGACAGCAGTGCGATCCATTCCCTGCTGGAGCGATTCATTGCTGATCCCGAAACCAGCCAGCGTCTGGTTGGCGTGCTGGATATTCTGGTGGCGGAAATTTCAGAAAAAATAAACTCTCCTGAAACCCAGCATCTGTTGGTAACCAAAATTGAACAATGGGTCGATTTGAGTGCTGATTTTGCCAGAAGGAATATTCTTCCACAAAGCATTGAACAATTACAGATCTGGCTGGATGATCCAAAAAGCTGGCAACAGATTGATTACTCATTTCTCAAACTCATGGAGCAGGTAAAATCTTTTGTGCTTCAGTTCGCAAATTCAAGTGATGGCAAAACACTGCTTAAAAACTGGATTGGAAAAGCGGTTCACAAAATCAATGTCACGGATCTTGTGGAAGAACAGGTGATGAAGCTGGATACCGATGAACTGGAAAAAATGATTCTCAATAATACCGGAGGCAATCTGGTGGTGATTCAGTTCATCGGCGGCGTTCTGGGGTTGATCGCAGGCCTGGTTCAGGTCCACATCGGCTTTGCTTTTCCGTTGATCATTCTCATTGTCATTGTCTGGATCGCTCATGAACATAACAGACGCTATTATGAACGGATCGGCGCAAAACAATGA
- a CDS encoding methyltransferase domain-containing protein yields MSSKKKIGTHEIGLDIGVVLAKYFFKTEYMHYGYWKKGVAINVDNLPQAQEEYANLLLSNIPEGTKTILDVGCGIGTVAEKLLNAGYEVDCVSPSPQLTQYTRNRLGSRSHIYESLYQEAQIPKRYDMVLFSESFQYIPLEEALKKTLSLLNPGGHLLICDFFRKEVQGESPISGGHKLARFYEILPQYPLKTIVDLDITRETAPSLDIMDDILTNVVHPIWNAVAYYMNVNHPAVSKLFVWKNREKIEKAHRKYFTHRTNGTHFQQFKSYRLMVFQQK; encoded by the coding sequence ATGAGCAGCAAAAAGAAAATCGGAACCCACGAAATCGGCCTGGACATTGGTGTGGTGCTGGCAAAGTATTTTTTCAAGACAGAATACATGCATTACGGATACTGGAAAAAGGGCGTGGCCATCAACGTTGATAATCTTCCCCAGGCACAGGAAGAATACGCAAATCTGCTTCTGTCCAATATTCCAGAAGGCACAAAAACCATTCTGGATGTTGGTTGCGGAATCGGTACAGTTGCAGAAAAACTGCTCAATGCGGGATATGAAGTCGATTGTGTTTCACCGAGTCCCCAACTGACACAATACACACGCAATCGTCTGGGTTCAAGGAGCCATATTTATGAAAGCCTGTATCAGGAGGCTCAAATTCCAAAGCGTTATGACATGGTCCTGTTCAGCGAAAGCTTTCAGTATATTCCTCTGGAAGAGGCCCTGAAAAAAACATTGAGTTTACTAAATCCCGGAGGACACCTGCTGATTTGTGATTTTTTCCGCAAGGAGGTGCAGGGCGAAAGCCCCATCAGCGGTGGACACAAGCTTGCACGTTTTTATGAAATTCTTCCTCAATATCCGCTAAAAACCATTGTTGATTTGGACATCACCCGCGAAACAGCCCCAAGCCTGGACATCATGGATGATATTCTCACCAATGTCGTCCACCCCATCTGGAATGCCGTAGCCTATTACATGAATGTCAATCATCCGGCTGTTTCAAAATTGTTTGTGTGGAAAAACAGGGAGAAAATAGAAAAGGCGCATCGTAAATATTTCACGCATCGAACCAATGGAACCCATTTTCAACAGTTCAAATCATACCGGTTGATGGTTTTTCAGCAAAAATGA
- a CDS encoding tetratricopeptide repeat protein: MMNYTTGTLGIILWAGIVLAEPCYLNIEQAEGMDQHQIYPIAEAIMNQYVAPIQPMPEAGIRSDDCHYRLSIIPSGNSITATFSGKVSALGNSGKSGMDGVAQAILRAVYGISTDSTRASICKAYPEYFDTRCSATALTPEHQEIKIPPEPASVIVVPREDPQHFRRRDNPSPLMMDRPKQNEIPPQVEKHLRQLVKKGRLDEALNKIDEKLKEHPDHPGLLFGRAEVLYQMNRPRQARDSAQRACELGNKRACDALQKIRNR; this comes from the coding sequence ATGATGAATTACACCACTGGAACTCTCGGGATTATCCTTTGGGCGGGCATTGTCCTGGCGGAACCCTGCTATCTCAATATTGAGCAGGCGGAAGGAATGGATCAACACCAGATTTATCCGATTGCCGAAGCCATCATGAATCAATATGTCGCACCAATCCAACCCATGCCTGAAGCAGGGATTCGGTCTGATGACTGTCATTACCGGTTGAGCATCATTCCGTCAGGCAACAGCATTACAGCCACATTCTCTGGAAAAGTCAGTGCTTTGGGCAATTCAGGAAAATCCGGAATGGATGGTGTGGCTCAGGCTATTCTCAGGGCCGTGTATGGAATTTCCACTGATTCAACCAGAGCATCTATTTGCAAAGCCTATCCGGAATATTTTGATACACGATGTTCTGCAACCGCTTTAACACCTGAACATCAGGAAATCAAGATTCCCCCGGAACCAGCCAGCGTCATTGTGGTTCCCCGGGAGGACCCACAGCATTTTCGCCGGAGAGACAATCCTTCCCCGCTCATGATGGATCGTCCCAAACAAAATGAAATTCCACCGCAAGTGGAGAAACACCTTCGGCAACTTGTAAAAAAAGGGAGACTGGATGAGGCTTTGAACAAAATTGATGAAAAGTTAAAGGAACATCCTGATCATCCCGGTTTGCTGTTTGGTAGAGCGGAAGTGTTGTATCAGATGAATCGTCCCAGACAAGCCAGAGACAGTGCCCAGCGTGCCTGCGAACTGGGCAACAAGAGGGCCTGTGATGCCCTTCAGAAAATCAGAAACCGCTAG
- a CDS encoding mechanosensitive ion channel family protein, giving the protein MQHWVSLDWIKDSTPAWELMYATISSIILLAAGMVLLKFFRKGMNSLEKQKLLTALVNQILQRVGKWLIILIFMLLILQQYGVSIVSIWTVISAVLAMVAVGFVAVWSVLSNVLCTFILLVVKPFRIGDEIEVIEPTSTNAGIRGKVVDLNLIYTTLEHQQQDEEPSLVIIPNNIFFQKGIRRKSGKVTVSLETQMMVNKVARTQNITDN; this is encoded by the coding sequence ATGCAACATTGGGTCAGTCTGGACTGGATTAAAGATTCAACACCCGCGTGGGAACTAATGTACGCGACGATTTCTTCAATAATTCTGTTAGCGGCAGGAATGGTGTTGCTGAAATTTTTTCGAAAAGGCATGAATTCTCTGGAAAAACAGAAACTGCTAACAGCACTGGTGAATCAAATCCTGCAACGAGTTGGAAAATGGCTGATAATCTTAATATTCATGCTACTCATCCTTCAACAATACGGTGTGAGTATTGTCAGCATTTGGACAGTGATTTCTGCTGTTCTGGCAATGGTCGCGGTCGGATTTGTAGCTGTATGGAGTGTTTTGAGCAATGTGCTGTGCACGTTTATTCTGCTGGTAGTAAAACCTTTCAGGATTGGCGATGAAATTGAGGTGATTGAACCCACCAGTACCAATGCGGGCATCCGGGGAAAAGTGGTTGATCTGAATCTGATCTACACCACACTGGAACATCAACAACAGGATGAAGAACCGTCACTGGTGATCATTCCGAACAACATATTTTTCCAGAAGGGAATTCGCCGTAAATCAGGCAAGGTGACCGTCAGCCTCGAAACTCAAATGATGGTCAACAAGGTCGCCAGAACCCAGAATATTACAGACAACTAG
- a CDS encoding TrkH family potassium uptake protein codes for MNLKSMYAYDTKKTFCKIVGLLHLLLATFLLLPLPWCFYFEWDPYLGKLFLGTSLFIALTGIVLRRYGKGSNEIFFPRTAILIVAYAWLALGIVGALPYWESNAIPRFVDALFESVSGFTTTGSSILNNIEALPPALQFWRGLTHWIGGLGVVVLFVSVFPNLGVGSKMLFKTESVGPTSGEVTPRIRDTSRNLWYTYAFLTALEATLLWLAGMAPLDAIVHSFSTMASGGFSTKNGSVADFHSPMIEWIIIVFMFFAAVNFGLYYLLVKGRWKAVLKDAELRFFITVIIIFCSVSTISLWLRTDYDFLHALRSATFQLMSIISTTGFASDDYELYAYGPQFMIFLCLLMGGMAGSTAGGLKQFRVFLMFKIIANNIRLGFTPSLVTKLRVGTTLIHNDLLHSVLGFFCVYMTSLALGSLFLAYRDNDLLTSLTAVMTCLSGTGPGFGTVGPMENFAHFDDPSKLALCVMMLLGRLEFFVLLALFHNKLWKP; via the coding sequence ATGAATCTCAAATCCATGTATGCCTATGACACAAAGAAAACTTTCTGTAAAATTGTGGGTTTGCTGCATTTGTTATTGGCAACATTCTTATTGCTCCCGCTTCCCTGGTGTTTCTATTTTGAATGGGATCCTTATTTGGGAAAACTGTTTTTGGGAACATCTTTATTTATTGCCCTGACAGGAATCGTTCTGCGTCGTTATGGAAAAGGCAGCAATGAAATATTTTTTCCAAGAACCGCTATTCTTATTGTGGCTTATGCCTGGCTGGCACTCGGAATTGTCGGCGCGTTGCCTTACTGGGAAAGCAACGCCATTCCCCGGTTTGTGGATGCGTTGTTCGAATCGGTTTCAGGCTTCACCACTACCGGTTCCTCCATTTTGAACAATATTGAAGCTTTGCCTCCCGCATTACAGTTCTGGCGCGGTCTCACTCACTGGATTGGCGGTTTGGGCGTTGTTGTGTTGTTTGTCAGCGTATTCCCCAATCTCGGTGTTGGTTCCAAGATGCTGTTCAAAACAGAATCAGTGGGCCCGACCTCAGGTGAAGTCACCCCCAGAATCAGAGATACTTCCCGAAATCTCTGGTACACCTACGCGTTTCTGACAGCACTGGAAGCCACGCTTCTCTGGTTGGCCGGCATGGCGCCACTGGATGCGATTGTGCATAGTTTTTCAACCATGGCCAGTGGGGGATTTTCTACAAAAAATGGCAGTGTCGCGGATTTTCATTCTCCAATGATTGAATGGATCATTATTGTATTCATGTTTTTTGCCGCCGTGAATTTTGGATTGTATTATCTGCTGGTCAAAGGCCGTTGGAAAGCCGTTTTGAAGGATGCGGAACTGCGGTTTTTTATTACGGTAATCATTATTTTCTGTTCAGTCAGCACCATATCCCTTTGGCTCCGCACTGACTATGATTTTCTCCATGCTTTGCGGTCAGCGACCTTCCAGTTGATGTCGATCATCAGCACGACCGGGTTTGCCTCAGATGACTATGAACTTTATGCGTATGGACCACAGTTCATGATTTTTTTATGTTTGTTGATGGGCGGCATGGCTGGTTCCACTGCCGGAGGACTGAAGCAATTCAGGGTGTTTTTGATGTTCAAAATTATAGCGAACAACATCAGGTTGGGGTTTACACCATCGCTTGTGACTAAATTGAGAGTGGGTACCACCCTAATCCATAATGACCTACTGCATTCTGTTTTAGGCTTTTTCTGTGTTTATATGACATCCCTGGCTTTGGGTTCGCTGTTTCTGGCTTATCGGGATAATGATCTGTTGACCTCGCTTACCGCGGTAATGACCTGTCTGTCTGGCACTGGTCCCGGATTTGGTACCGTTGGACCCATGGAAAATTTCGCGCATTTCGATGATCCGTCCAAACTGGCTCTATGCGTAATGATGTTGCTTGGGCGTCTGGAATTTTTTGTTCTGCTTGCGTTGTTCCATAACAAACTCTGGAAACCATAG
- a CDS encoding response regulator codes for MLMETQLRVLVVDDDYAIRRFLNTALQANNYMVFEADCGEAALQEVINHRPDIIFLDLGLPRMDGIEVTRRLREWTRIPIIILSVREQETDKIAALDAGADDYLTKPFSMGELMARVRAALRRAAHPETEAIFQSDNLVVDLTRRLVTVEGREIQLTPTEYDVLRLLVTHAGKVMTHQQILQQVWQRHDASESHLLRVNISNLRRKIETDSTRPRHILTEPGVGYRLKIY; via the coding sequence ATGCTTATGGAAACACAACTAAGAGTGTTGGTTGTTGATGATGATTATGCCATCAGGCGTTTTCTCAACACAGCCTTACAAGCAAACAACTACATGGTTTTTGAAGCTGACTGCGGTGAGGCCGCACTTCAGGAAGTGATCAATCATCGACCGGATATCATCTTTCTGGACCTCGGACTGCCCAGGATGGATGGCATTGAAGTGACACGCCGATTGCGGGAATGGACCAGAATTCCCATCATCATCCTTTCTGTACGGGAGCAGGAAACCGATAAGATTGCCGCACTGGACGCCGGCGCTGATGATTATCTGACCAAACCCTTCAGCATGGGTGAACTCATGGCCAGAGTCCGGGCCGCCCTGAGAAGAGCCGCCCATCCTGAAACAGAAGCCATCTTTCAATCAGACAATCTTGTGGTTGATTTAACCCGTAGGCTGGTCACGGTGGAGGGCAGGGAAATCCAGCTCACACCAACTGAATATGATGTATTGCGGTTGCTGGTAACACATGCGGGAAAGGTCATGACCCACCAGCAGATTCTGCAACAGGTCTGGCAACGGCATGATGCGTCAGAGTCGCATTTGTTGAGAGTCAACATCAGCAATCTCCGCCGAAAAATCGAAACAGACTCAACCCGGCCCAGGCATATTCTCACCGAACCGGGTGTCGGATATCGTCTTAAAATCTATTGA
- a CDS encoding DUF4118 domain-containing protein — protein sequence MVFKNYGFSLLLVLLVSLLGYPVRPYVEPTNLVMLYLTAVIVAALRYGLKPAILASCLSVLVFNLIFIPPYYTYVVHDAQYLLTFMGLLLVGIIISTLAAQSRKQTKEAEQRALQMEALYHLSRDLVGASELDRVLEIISIHVETLYGERGVVWLNQNNRLVSIPEDSEKWSNTDQQAAKTAFDRDCTTGAGTPIFPELTAVYFPLRSSKTPVGVLKIPVAVNSLNKSQLQFLESIANQGAQAIERLQLATKAQEAQLLKETDRFQTALLNSISHDLRTPLVTITGSLSSLIEDETHLDENSRKILINTAWQQATRLNRIVSNLLEMTRLEAGSIKVRYEPGDIQDVIGVALSHLETQIGNRLIKTSIPLDIPLIPMDFMLMMQVLVNLLDNALKYSPENTPIEVTVTVKESSIELDVIDQGIGIPADEIPFIFNKFYRIHRRDNVAGTGLGLSICKGLVEAHHGKITVHGRSGGGTIMTIILPVKNAYGNTTKSVGC from the coding sequence ATGGTTTTCAAAAATTATGGTTTCAGTTTGTTGTTGGTGTTGCTGGTTTCCTTGCTGGGCTACCCTGTTCGTCCTTATGTGGAGCCAACCAATCTGGTCATGCTCTACCTCACAGCGGTTATTGTCGCTGCACTGCGCTATGGATTGAAACCCGCGATTCTGGCCTCCTGCCTGAGTGTGTTGGTGTTCAATCTGATCTTTATCCCTCCGTATTACACTTATGTTGTTCATGATGCACAATATCTGCTGACATTCATGGGCCTGTTGCTGGTGGGTATTATCATCAGCACACTTGCGGCCCAGTCTCGGAAACAAACCAAAGAAGCCGAGCAACGTGCCTTGCAAATGGAGGCACTCTATCATTTAAGTCGTGATCTTGTGGGTGCCAGTGAACTGGACAGGGTGTTGGAAATCATATCAATTCACGTTGAAACGCTTTATGGCGAGAGAGGCGTGGTTTGGCTCAATCAGAATAACCGTTTGGTTTCAATCCCCGAGGATTCAGAAAAATGGTCAAACACGGATCAACAGGCGGCTAAAACGGCGTTTGACCGGGACTGTACTACTGGAGCGGGAACCCCGATTTTTCCAGAACTCACGGCGGTCTATTTCCCGTTAAGATCCTCAAAAACACCAGTGGGTGTTCTGAAAATTCCCGTAGCGGTCAATTCGCTCAATAAATCCCAGTTACAATTTCTGGAATCCATTGCCAACCAGGGCGCCCAGGCAATTGAACGTCTGCAACTGGCGACAAAGGCACAGGAAGCACAACTTCTGAAAGAAACCGACCGATTTCAGACAGCCTTATTGAATTCAATTTCTCACGATCTTCGCACACCTCTCGTCACCATCACCGGGTCTTTGAGCAGCCTGATTGAGGATGAAACGCATCTGGATGAAAATTCACGCAAAATACTGATCAACACGGCCTGGCAGCAGGCGACCCGCTTGAATCGCATTGTCAGCAATCTACTGGAGATGACTCGGCTTGAAGCAGGATCCATCAAGGTTCGTTACGAACCGGGGGATATTCAGGATGTGATTGGGGTTGCTCTGAGTCATCTTGAAACCCAGATTGGAAATCGTCTCATAAAAACCAGCATTCCCTTAGATATCCCATTGATTCCGATGGATTTCATGCTGATGATGCAGGTGCTGGTCAATCTGCTTGATAATGCGTTGAAATATTCCCCCGAAAACACCCCGATTGAAGTGACTGTGACAGTCAAGGAATCTTCGATTGAACTGGATGTGATTGATCAGGGGATTGGAATTCCCGCAGATGAAATTCCCTTCATTTTTAATAAATTCTACCGGATTCATCGCCGGGACAATGTCGCGGGTACCGGTCTGGGGCTATCCATCTGTAAAGGTTTGGTGGAAGCCCATCATGGAAAAATTACTGTTCATGGACGCTCTGGCGGCGGGACCATTATGACCATCATTTTACCGGTAAAAAATGCTTATGGAAACACAACTAAGAGTGTTGGTTGTTGA